Part of the Xenopus tropicalis strain Nigerian chromosome 3, UCB_Xtro_10.0, whole genome shotgun sequence genome, aattcaaatataatgtgctgttgctctgcaaaaaactggtgtttttgctacagaaaagctactatataaataagctgctgtgtagcaagggggcagccattcaagctggaaaagaggagaaaaggcacaggttacatagcggataactagtagataagccccatataatgggggtttatctgttatctgctaagtaacctgtgccttttctactttgaatggctgcccccatggctacacagcagcttacttatataaactatagtagtctttctgaggcaaacacaccagttgtagaaatgcagggcagcagtacattatattgtcattacttttatacactttcattttttggtgttactgttcctttaaaattaaaaagatAGTAGTAAAAACATTCTCCTCTAAATAGTTCAGTACTTTTATACTGCTTGCTAAAGCATCCACAATAATAGAaattgaatactacaatgttaTAATAATACTGTGTTAATGGTCACTAAGGGTCATTTGTTTTAGCAAATAGTGATACTTATATTGAATGAAATGAGGCAATCATAAATCTGGATTCTTCCTCATGTGTCTACAAATATGCAGTCAGTTAAATTCTCATGTTTTAgtctttattaaagggaaaggaaatgtAAGATCTGCAGGTCTAAGGGGAGAAAGGGACAAAGCTAAGGCATGGCAACAATATATGTAAGGGTTTTGAAAGGCTTATTTAACAATTCTAAAAAGAAATGCAACTTAAAGCCCGCTCTACAGAAAATATTAATTTCCAGTATGTAATTATccctaatgttttttttagatgcCAGTTGCAAGTATTTTTGAGACTAGAGATGTTTGTCCAGTGTCCAGTAATACAAAGAGAGACAGATGAACTGGAGTTGATTGTTGAAGAGGTAAGTTTTTATCAAGACTCCTTGCTCAGACAGACCAAACATGGGAAAACTTGAATTTCCCTGTTTTacattgtttaaataaataactaaaactaTGTAGTAGTTGTGaataaagcaataggcaaaaagtatctTTAACACAAGTCCTATCAATTGCACTCATATTAAAAAGTGGGTATATTGCTCCTTTTAAAGGGGCGTAAGATGTAAAAAGTGATATTTaaagacaatttgctattggccttcaccttttttatttattgtggctcttgaattatttagcatgttgttcagcagctctcctgtttggaatttcagcggctAGGTTGCTAAAATCCAATTTACCCTACAAACTAGGCAGTGGtgggagagactggaatatgaatagcagggggcctgaatagaaagataagtaattaacaAAAAGtagcaatttgaaaaaaaaaaaaacttgtaacaTCACAGGGCAGTCATTTTTTGGCCAGTGAAGTAGATGCCCATTAGAGATCTCAAAAGAGCGAAGaaaattatttagaaaatattaaaaaaaagactttcaaaagttgccaagaattggccattctataaaatactaaaagttaaattaaaaccATACCATGTAGTTCCTGTAGCTCTGATGTGCATATTTATGTACTTATGTATGTACACCTTCTAAGCTCACAATTATCATATTTGCTAGAGTTCAGATGCACAGTCTGGTAAAGAACAGAACTTGTCATAGAGCTGCTCTACTGCAAAGGCAGAGAATGTGATGAGCTTATCATTCTTATACATGAGCAGATGTACAGGACTTATGAGGAGCCGAATGTGTTGTGCTACATTTAACTTACATATGTTTTATATTAATGTGTATGTGCAAGCTCATGTAAACCCAGTGCAGCATATGTGCAACTGTGTTCTGAACAAATTAACAAGGATATTTATGAATGCTTTGAATATATTTTACTAATACCCTCAGAAGTAAGTTTCTTTGTGCCTTCTTAAAACGGTTAAAAGCAAAATTGGAGGTTACAGATATATTTCCACCTAGTTTTTtaacctcattgaaaatgaatggaacaatgtgattctcacccgagtgcaacttttttctgaggttatttttcttttctcttttttttctcccaCAAACTAgaattttataaatctgcccttaaatgtTCGTTCTGATTGTTTCTAGTCAGTGCAGGTTTGATGTAGCAACAAGAAGAGTGCAGTGGGGGTTATTACTAACTGCCACTGCAGGTACTAAATGCACACTATTAGACAACCAAAAACCTTGGGGGCTAACCCATTTTGTAGCTCCATAGAAAATCTAAATTGTGAAAAGAGGAACTGCTCTTACATCAGATCAGAATTAATGCAAACATGCCAATAATAAACCCAAATGTATTTTTGCCCAAGCTGGGGTCTTCATTTGAGGTCAAAATTGAAGGCAGGAACCAGAATTTATACCATGATATCTATGTTTGATAAATGCAAATTTATCATGTAATATGGTGTTCAAACCAAAATGTCAGGCAAAACCGTTTTTAGAAGCAGAACAGGTGCTTTATCACTTACATTCAGCATCCAAGCAAACACCTTGATCATAGGGTATTGAAACTCATATTTGTGTTTTACATGGTACAGCTTGTAAAAAGTGTACATATGCACTGCAGCATGCATAGTGTAATACAGAATAAAAAAGCAAAGTGAGTGAAAGTGGccttatattaattatattcgCTTATTTGGTGTCCTGTTCTGCCCGTGGAAGATACTGTAGAGGCCCTCATTGCACTGAGTTAACTGTTTTGTTGAGAATGTTATTTAAATCAGCCACTATTTTTGTGAAGCCATGCTTGTAACTTGCTATATTTTTTCCAGATTACAGATCTACTACGCATTGTTTCTTTAACTGAAGATCCTTTGTTTCTGACAAAGTTTATGAAAGAAGATGTCCTTACAGAGTATGTTGTTGGggtttattttttgggggggatgtAAGCTAAAAATGCTCTGATTTTAActcaaaatgttttaataactttTAAGTGGTAAGTTCTACTCTGGTTCATGGGCACATTTTCTTATGGTCTTACATAACCTTTTAACGAGTACAGTAGCAAAGATTTTTATCTTTAGgaaaaatataatgcagtgtgTACAGTGCCTTGGAGACCCTCCAGTCATGCTGAATGAAAGCCTATGTTATAAAATTTTGTACTCCTGATATTTTCCCATATAGACTGGAAAAGTCATGATGACTAATTGGCCTGCCACAACTCATCACGCAATTGGCCACGGCAACTTGTACATTAGCCTATGGCAGCTAAATTGCAATTAGTCATCACGATTGTAGCCGTGGCGACTAATTgtcctgtgtgtcttcgcccttacttTAGTCTCAGCTACCGATTTCTTACTCCTTTACGCAAGGCGATGCAGTGGTGGATTTATATAAGGGCACCACCTGTTGAGCTATTAAAAGTTATAGGTGTCCAAATTGCCTGCTGCCCTTAGTTATTGTTGGCATATCCAAGGTTTTCCGCTGAAGTCTTAATACTAGATGCTAATTTCTTTATGTTTGCATTTCCAGCTGTTTTACTTATTTATAGTTAGCTTGtgtaaacatttgtttttagCTTGTGTGTGTCTTTTTAAATTGCTAGATACATCACATCTGTACCGAAAATCCTGGCAGACATATACTTTAGTCTTGGAATCCAGATCCCTGAAGAGCTTGCTCTGGTTCTTCCTTCTGATGGTGATGATTCTGTAATACATGAAGAGAAATCTATAAAGTCTCAGCCATCCATCTCCAGAGTCCCAAGTGTGGCTCCAATAGGTGCAGAGACAGATCAACTTGAAGACCTACGCACCAGATCAGCTAAGAAAAGAAGGTATGCTGTTCCTTTTCTGGCTTCTGTTTCTCACCAAAACTATACATGTTCTATCCAGTGTTCTGTCTATTGTTCTGTTATTAAATTGCTGCAGTAGAAAGACTAAAATAATTCTATCTGAAGGTCAACTGCCTTGGCAAGGCACAGGAGCGTAGCAGAGAGCTCGCAAAGTTTCCGTCAGATTGAAGTGCCGAAGAGACAGCTGAACAAAGTAAGGATTGATGTGGGATctgcagataataaaaaaagCATATCTGAATCACATATTATTTAAAACATAATTGTGTCCTAGAAAgcttgctatttatttatttatttttttaaagaaagctgTTTTTTAAGCTTACTTTATAGATTATGCATCTGCATCACTCCTGTTGTGGATGTACACCAGTCCAATGgaacattgtaaaaatgtaagcCCATCCGTTGAATTCCACTCTAAAATGCCAGAAAAGGCATTTCATCCAACACATATCTTTAAAAGGACAGTTGAAATAAGTGTAATGTAGAACtgcttgatataaatatatatcaaagaAAAAAGTTTCTATACCATGTATTTTTATATGGTATTCACGTGCTGCCTGCAttataaataatcatttttatctattctatggggctgatttacttacccacgaacgggtcgaatggagtccgattgcgtttttttcgtaatgatcggtactttgcgattttttcgtatgttttgcgattttttcggattctttacgaatttttcggatccaatacgatttttgcgtaaaaacgcgagttttcctatccattacgaaagttgcgtaaaaagttgcgcaatttgcgtagcgttaaaacttacgcgaaaagttgcgcatttttcgtagcgttaagttttaacgctacgaaaaatgcgcaacttttcgcgtaagttttaacgctacgcaaaatgcgcaactttttacgcaactttcgtaatggatacgaaaaactcgcgtttttacgcaaaaatcgtattggatccgaaaaattcgtacagaatccgaaaaaatcgcaaaacatacgaaaaagtcgcaaaatattcgttttcaagtcggaacttttccaattcgggtcggattcgtgggttagtaaatcagcccctaagtgtatgagAATGATTTCAGTATTCCTCAGAAATCTTTAAAACCTAATTATAAACAGTTTCATTCAGGAATCAAACCGGTATAGTAACACTTCTACAGAAATGgcaatatttaatgtttataacAGAAATGTGTTTATGTTTAACGCTTTTTCTAATCTTCAGGAAAACTTGCAATCTAATGCTGTTGTTGTGATTGAGAAACTAAAGCTACCTCTCCAACCTCAACCACCGAAAGATGCTGAaggtattgtttgtttttattatattgtttgtCAGGGTAAGGGATCAATACACAGAATATTTTTGAACAGGTtctaaaggaaatacatttttatagttaAAGATCATATTAAGCATGTACAGTCTAATTTAGGGAGCAGTTGTACCCCATTTATTAGGAGGATTCAACAGCTTTCCTAGCTAATATCTGATACAGGTTTCTTTAGATACCGATCATGCAGGTTCCATCAGGCAAGGACCTTGTGCCATTAATTAAAGggtttttgtatttgtttattttgattGTCTTTTAATAAAAAgtgcatatttttcttttaaaattggTAGTGAATCTGCATGACCGGTTGCTAGTGATGCCCATcgatattttttcccattttaataTCACCTTATTGCTTTACTCTGTGCTTACTGCTTATGAACTCAAAGATCATTTTTTCTTGTTTATCTGTgtttctgctgaataaaaaaagatTCCTGCAATTTCTAtagaaaatatctttaaaaagaaGTGTTGAAAAGATTTGATCTGTGCCGCAAATTGGGATAGCCTTCCAGATAGGTGTGAAAAGtgaacaaaggttttttttttttttttttggaagagaGAACACTCCGGATTAGGCTATTTTGGGGACATTTTTGTAGTCCTTCACATGCAAACTGCTTCTAATCATGAATTTATCCACTTGCGACTAGTTTTGTATTGATCCTATTGTTTTCCTCTAAAGCAAAAGTAAGAAGAAACTTGTTTGACCAAGAGACCCGTTCACCAACAAAAAGgtgcagtaaaatgccaagaAGCCAGTCTGTTTCTGCAGTAGAGGGGTTGAAGCGCAAACGCAGCAAATCTCACGATGGCAGTAAAGGTAACAAAAAATTGTTTCTTAATTTGACCTAAATATTAACCTTGATCTATTAACTGGATTGTAATTTTGCTGTATTCTTACATTAAACACTTCTTTTAATATCAAATTCTTCAGGTCACCAGTAGAGAATTCCTTTATCATTTTCTACTGATGTAATTGCATGGTGTTTGCTTCTTATTTTAGATCACTACAAGCTGTTGACGAAAAAAGTATCCGAGACCCCTGCACACAAACAGACGGCAAATAGACTTCTTCTAAAGCAGATTAAAGGACGGTGAGCTGCTTTGCAAAATTTAACAACACATTTTTAGGCTCcactcccattttttttttaaaaaaaaaagagaaaatacatatttatagcaGCTATGTACCTCATTCAGGATTAAGTGTAGGATTCAACTGTATCTTTTGGCAGGTGAACCAACTTTAAACACTTTAAAGTGTTCTGCTCAACTAACCTTGACAATTTTATGTTCACTtttgatacaatttttttaaaattgtattttaaatgcATAAATTTGGGTTTAGAGTCAACTCTGCCatatcttttgtggaggattcagtATCCATATTCATCCTTTGTTTATAGGCACTGTTTTAGAGACTGTACCCCGTGAGTAATTAAAGGTTTGCTGTAACGCATATCAACAAATTTTGTTTTTCAACCGGTGACCAGTAGAAaacaaagtatataaaaaaaaaatagagaaactaTATCAGGGATAAGGGGATAAAACACAACTGCTGAGGGGTATAACATTTGACAATTGGTATGACAATTGCTGATGGGTATAACATTTGACTGGAGTGTAGCTTTCCTTCATCATGCTTGACAAAGTGGAGACTACGCTCCACAACAAAACATTGTATTGTACTGAACTTGTCTAAATCCCCCCTATTATATTTCCCATTACAATAAATTTAAGAttaccatattttttttgtttattttatacaaattCTGGATGTGAGCCAGAAAGCTAGTAAATTTAAGCCCCTGGCAAAGGACATTCTTTAGGACCTTATTAACCCTACTCATTTAATAATGCCTAGAAATTAAAAAGGCAAGACTTGCACTGCCCACAAACTCtacctttattttgttttatggcATATAATTTTGCTGAACggaaagataataaataataaatggaaagATAATAATTAAAGTATATTCGGTGCTTTCAGGCCTTCTGAGTCAAACTCCAACATTAGTATTGTTGAAGAATCTCCAGAAAAAGAAATCCGAGGTAAGAGAAAATTAATTATAGTACCATTCTCAACAATGGAAATTTTTCCGGAAATtccacgaaacaattcgccaatggcgaaatgcgggaattcgctgcgaatccatgcctggcgaaaaaactcGCTCATCGCTACTTCTATACATATTCAGTTAGTGGGTGTAGgtaatatttcttttatatacatccttcattattatttttcttttttaaattatataggcATAATAATCAAAACAGGCTAGCAATGCTGCCTTAGTGTCTTaacattttcagcacattttaattttatattagtCACAGGCAGTTCAACACTTAACAAATTTGTAAGCTATTAAACTATGTTTTCATCTTATCTATAAGTTAAATTACAAGTTGGTGTAATATTATTAATTTGAAGGAACCCAGTAAACTGAAAAACATTGTCTGGAGAATCCTTGTAAATGTAGTAAATGACTAGTAACGCCAGGAAATAAAATTGCTCTTTGCAGTGGAGGCAGTAGCATATCTAGAAAGcatttttcatttgaaaataCTTGTAGTTCAGTTGGAAAATCTGCTAAGGGAAGCTATTTGCCCATCCAAGGGCTAACAAATCTGCCACACAAGTCAGAaacttattggcccatatatggggTGGAAATAACTGCCTGCTTGATATTTGGTCAGTGGTTGGctagatattttttttatgaaaattgccTTGGGTAGGGAACTGCATAAGGCAAACATTCCTATGATTAGCAACATTGCCAAACATGGTCACTGAACACAATAGACAGGGTGATGACAACCACAGGGGAACAAAAACAACACATATAGGACAGAAACAATTTGTAGGCAAAATAATTGTTAACTTTTTCTTTGATCGGTGCTGCTGTTAAGCAGGACTGTGTGGGGATCTTGCTTACTAAGTGCCACTGTCTCCGTATGATGAGATGTATTCATCATACAGGCTGAGCAGTGTAGGGGTGCACAGATCTGCAGGTTAAACGTTACTGTACAGATTCACCCATAACTGCAAGAGCTTTGTAACGGATTCCTGGATATTTTGAGAAAGGCTAGACTGCTAGCCGAGACATTAGTCCATtttcaataaacacattttttctttACATAAGACCTGTAAGTTCAGTTCAACTTATTATTTtcctatataatattttatatatatatatatatatatatatatatatttctattttttttgtttgttttgccaAATTACAGATATTGATTTACGAAGAAGCCCACGCATCAAGCATTTATCTCTGACAAGGAGGAACTCCTCATCTTTTTATGCTTCACAGCCAAAATCTCGTAATCTGGAGAGGGTGAATTCTGCTACCCAGTTGCAATTGTCTAGAGATCGCACAGGTATTATACTGAACTTGAAATGCTGCCACTTGATTTCTGCTTTCTACCTGTATGCTGAATGTTGGTTTGATTAAACTTTGTTTTGCGTGCTTACTTTTAAACTTGTAACTCTTTATTGCATTGATTTGTAGGCAGCTGCTCCAAACCTGAGGTAAAAACTCCTAAAAGGCTACTTTTTGGGGAAGTCTTAGGAATAATTAGTCCTCCTACAACCAAAAGATCTAGAAGACATCTGGACAGTGATAACTCTGTTTGTAAGGTAAATATAACGTACCAGTACAATTATACCCATTCAAAATTTCCTTCACAATTCTAGCAATAAATACCTTAAAaacttatttttcttatttttttgtttttaagactCCAGGAAGAACTCCTAGGAAAACTCCAAACAAAAAGGTTTCTTATTTGGAAGACCAGCCAGAAAAGATGCTCATTAAATCCCCTTGCACGCCACGCACTCCAGCCAGAACTCCTAAAAGGTTAAAAACACCTTCCAAAAGTTCATCAGAAAGAAAAAAAGCTGCTAGAAACCTGGGGAAATTATTCTCCCCTTCTAAACCAGAGGAAAAATCTCCTTTGAAGCCTTGGGGAAGGAGAAGTGAGAGACTAGCACAAATGACTCCTGGAAAAGATGGTTCACCAAATAAGGTATCTGTCTGTCAGACTTTACAGGAAGTGAAGACGCCTCAAAAGTTACAAAGACTGGAAAGTAAGGATTTCAGAACCCCTTCTAGGACTTCTAGGAGAAGTAATAACACTACTCCTGCAAAGCAAAGTGTACAGATCTCAAacacccccagaaaatcagatcTCAAATACCCCCAGGATCTTGACTCTCATGGACCACCAGGATATTTCCTCCGGACACCACAGAAGCATATTATGGCTTCTGTTCCCCATACACCTATTCTTCAAACACCACAGAAACCTATTTTGGTTTCTGTTCCAAATACACCTGTTTGTCAGACACCGGAGAAAGTAATTTTGGCTTCTGTTTCCAGAACACCTGTGTGTCAGACCCCACAGAAAACTATTATGGATTCTGTTATGAGCACACCTGTTCGTAGCACTCCACCGAGACATGTCTTGGCTTCTGTTCCAAGTACACCTATCCGTAAAACACCACAGAGATCTGCTTTGGCTTCTGTTTCTCATACACCATCACCAAAAATGTCCATTATGAAGGAACTGACAGTTGCATTAACTCGCGTGCGAGAATGCACTCCTGAAAAAGTGATTGGTTCAAGTTGCTGTGTGTCATCACCTGTTACTCCCTCATCTGCACCCAAGTCCTTTTGTTCAGAAAACAAAGTAACGTCTGTTCGTTCAACACCTAAAAAATCAGTTGCATTGCTAAAACCTTGTGATTCACAAGAGTATTCTGGGGCACCTCTGACAGAGACACTTCAGAATAATGACAAAAGTACAAAAGCAGGGACTCCTTGCAGTGTGCCTGCCCATGTCTCAACGCAAATGCAGAACGTAACATTGGCTGCTCAGCCTGGGAAGTGCACTGATTCTCTTTACCAGATGTCCGTTTCATCATCAAGTATTCCTTTTACAGATAAATGCTTGTCTCCAAATCTGAAAAATGCTTTATCCAGTGTTACATCATCAAAAGCTGAAGAGGATATAATAGTAAGTGAAAAGTTTGATTCCTCTTCTTTAGACAGTCAGGAAGCTACAGAATCTTTTATTAACAGCTCTCAAGCAGAGGAAAGTATTGATATTTCAGAAGCTCGAGTTGTGTCAACAGAAGCATCTGAACTGAAGATGAAAGTCCTCATTACGCGAAAACCTTCTGGCTCAGGCCTAAGTTATCTGCCCACCACTCCGAAGTGTTTGGGAAATGTTATTTCCACATCAACATATGGGTTACGATGTACTCCCGACCGAAGGCAGAGAGAGGCTGCGGCGCGCCTCGGAACTCCTGAGATTCCTGCAAAGTTCTCAACACCAAAGAGTCGCTGCAAAATGATTCCTCAGTCAACATATGAAGTTGAGCTTGAAATGCAGGAGTCTGGTTTGCCGAAACTTCGCTTCAAGCGAACGGACTCAAATTCCACAATTGATATGGATGCTAATAGAACACCAACTATCTCCAGGAAAAGGAAAGGAGATGAAAGCCCCTTTAATGAGAAGTGGTGTGGCAAACATGCAGTAAGGACTGAATCTCATTATACACCGGGCAAAAGTGGAATTCAGACTTTAATTTGTCAGTCTTACACACCTAATGGGTGTCTTTCCACTGCTGCTTCTCCATCCCAGTCCGATGCAGGGGTTCCTTGGACACCATCCCCTAAACATAAGGAAAAGATGAGCACAGATGTCATTAATTGGCCTAGAAAGAAAAAAGCATCAGCTCTCTGTACAAATCTTTTGAGATGTGATAAGATTCCAGAGTATGCAGACAGCCTGCCTATTCCAGAAGAATATGAAGGGGATTTTGAGCTTGAAGGAGTTTCTAAACTTTTGGAGAAGTCACCAGTTATTGAACAGCAAAGTAAAGCTGACACGGGGACTTTTGGACTTAGGTCTCGAAAACGAGTCTTCAGTCTTGTGTCCCCTACCAAAGAAACAGAACGTTATATTAAAAGAGTGTGCACGTTCAATAGACATGAGGATAGCAGCTCGGACGTGCAGAGACACCAAACCAAGGAAG contains:
- the ticrr gene encoding treslin, which encodes MAPSHNVVLLVDTAESSDKSRLRRVSLRLLNFLACRAGLGQVRWSYRFLNSLGARCRPPRRSDLRELGPRGWEEFEDELEACWERARNCRPSGTQSCRAQLLQTALMETLADFQWDRPDITSPAKPAVLRSRRGRIVGVDEPLKSLDNLINPNCRNSIFLLSPCPHSRTELGHFASASGHFGTQIVMDKLLPKSLQKIVSSKRVSVYWLDSSDWTEFGSSSDHSGYWTMVELMHLVEGRILPCESILVSSCQKAKTLASFPVPPLNIPFESVLNYLIFSNPDYQLWFPRRDGVLFFTGNGGTKLWDFAVTLEPVSVSQKLPTGIITIELKGTMQNCNLQQADLRLETWLLHNSDCQASCVQLQELMKELMLKELHMIATVTLEGNVLPRTGILSPISETAAVLNVISSERTLGLDRLHVQDSINETDKETFSDLPDIVMSVLNHVYSSEDNTLVPDIPVPEWIKQELSQSSRWTSSITERWYPLSGVSGASCNLMESFRLINAASSNSDEHLKGDQELTNYLSEFYQKKSVDDSGLGVHGENQKKRGLPRTPVRQKMKTMPRALQMLNAARLNVKAQKAQPDSTLPVLNEKNSQVKRRSSEKQDDKQKQLKSTGFQSEHDLICYIKGNYEKAVSLGDESMMSRAKDTLATIKSYLKSIGSEQTEADTVDKVKLLFKTSKVIRQNYGNNQNKEVKLRECQLQVFLRLEMFVQCPVIQRETDELELIVEEITDLLRIVSLTEDPLFLTKFMKEDVLTEYITSVPKILADIYFSLGIQIPEELALVLPSDGDDSVIHEEKSIKSQPSISRVPSVAPIGAETDQLEDLRTRSAKKRRSTALARHRSVAESSQSFRQIEVPKRQLNKENLQSNAVVVIEKLKLPLQPQPPKDAEAKVRRNLFDQETRSPTKRCSKMPRSQSVSAVEGLKRKRSKSHDGSKDHYKLLTKKVSETPAHKQTANRLLLKQIKGRPSESNSNISIVEESPEKEIRDIDLRRSPRIKHLSLTRRNSSSFYASQPKSRNLERVNSATQLQLSRDRTGSCSKPEVKTPKRLLFGEVLGIISPPTTKRSRRHLDSDNSVCKTPGRTPRKTPNKKVSYLEDQPEKMLIKSPCTPRTPARTPKRLKTPSKSSSERKKAARNLGKLFSPSKPEEKSPLKPWGRRSERLAQMTPGKDGSPNKVSVCQTLQEVKTPQKLQRLESKDFRTPSRTSRRSNNTTPAKQSVQISNTPRKSDLKYPQDLDSHGPPGYFLRTPQKHIMASVPHTPILQTPQKPILVSVPNTPVCQTPEKVILASVSRTPVCQTPQKTIMDSVMSTPVRSTPPRHVLASVPSTPIRKTPQRSALASVSHTPSPKMSIMKELTVALTRVRECTPEKVIGSSCCVSSPVTPSSAPKSFCSENKVTSVRSTPKKSVALLKPCDSQEYSGAPLTETLQNNDKSTKAGTPCSVPAHVSTQMQNVTLAAQPGKCTDSLYQMSVSSSSIPFTDKCLSPNLKNALSSVTSSKAEEDIIVSEKFDSSSLDSQEATESFINSSQAEESIDISEARVVSTEASELKMKVLITRKPSGSGLSYLPTTPKCLGNVISTSTYGLRCTPDRRQREAAARLGTPEIPAKFSTPKSRCKMIPQSTYEVELEMQESGLPKLRFKRTDSNSTIDMDANRTPTISRKRKGDESPFNEKWCGKHAVRTESHYTPGKSGIQTLICQSYTPNGCLSTAASPSQSDAGVPWTPSPKHKEKMSTDVINWPRKKKASALCTNLLRCDKIPEYADSLPIPEEYEGDFELEGVSKLLEKSPVIEQQSKADTGTFGLRSRKRVFSLVSPTKETERYIKRVCTFNRHEDSSSDVQRHQTKEEMEIISDRSLSSNLSSSQQSICDEVFNISGFTPPSKVPKNPLSASGLLSLTQSPLLYKGKTPSSKRKEKKQDVFSDGDSDQEPPTLKRQANPAAVYDDSPFSKANALRSVSKTYSRKKLIT